A single genomic interval of Pyrobaculum arsenaticum DSM 13514 harbors:
- a CDS encoding ATP-grasp domain-containing protein, which translates to MKIGIVRPYEVEFNPGDVADLEEAIRKRGHTPVRIYVDMLEVRIGGGRVIVRQAVGRGQPEEVDVPGAILRHLGIFRDFEQFLYRVWAARALEEVGAYVMNPVLAWVAAGDKMAALMKLAKAGLPVPPTVVTENMFIGYRAVAEFGKAVVKQIRGAMGYGVFLVEDPDVAFHIFSMFANINKPIYVQKYLEKGPGDYRVVVVGGRTIGAEYRRGEGWKTNVAQGAKPEPAKLTAEMEELAVRAVEALGLDYGGVDIAETQDGYYILEVNPTMSWQGFKQATGINPAEHIVDHLLEKIKK; encoded by the coding sequence ATGAAAATCGGAATAGTAAGGCCATATGAGGTGGAGTTCAACCCGGGGGACGTCGCCGATTTAGAAGAAGCTATTAGGAAGCGGGGCCACACCCCCGTGAGGATATACGTCGACATGCTGGAGGTGAGGATAGGGGGTGGGAGAGTTATTGTTAGACAGGCGGTTGGCAGAGGCCAGCCCGAGGAGGTGGACGTGCCGGGGGCTATCCTCCGCCACCTCGGCATATTCCGCGACTTCGAGCAGTTCCTATATAGGGTGTGGGCGGCGAGGGCCTTAGAGGAGGTCGGCGCCTACGTCATGAACCCAGTGCTGGCGTGGGTGGCCGCAGGGGACAAAATGGCAGCTCTCATGAAGCTGGCAAAGGCCGGCCTCCCAGTGCCGCCGACGGTGGTCACCGAGAACATGTTCATAGGATACAGGGCAGTCGCAGAGTTCGGCAAGGCCGTGGTTAAGCAGATAAGGGGGGCCATGGGGTACGGCGTATTTCTAGTAGAGGACCCAGACGTGGCCTTCCACATATTCTCCATGTTTGCAAACATAAACAAGCCCATATACGTCCAGAAGTACCTAGAGAAGGGCCCCGGCGACTACCGCGTGGTGGTGGTGGGCGGCAGGACAATAGGCGCCGAGTACAGGAGGGGCGAGGGGTGGAAGACAAACGTAGCCCAGGGAGCTAAGCCAGAGCCGGCCAAGTTAACCGCCGAGATGGAGGAGCTCGCCGTAAGGGCAGTGGAGGCACTAGGCCTAGACTACGGCGGCGTCGACATCGCCGAGACCCAAGACGGCTACTACATCCTGGAGGTCAACCCCACCATGAGCTGGCAAGGCTTCAAACAAGCCACCGGGATAAACCCGGCAGAGCACATAGTAGACCACCTCCTGGAAAAAATAAAAAAATAA
- the sufB gene encoding Fe-S cluster assembly protein SufB, whose amino-acid sequence MQEFEMLKSTITHVESVEEALGVEKKFSYQVELKGHITRDMVEEISRLKGEPDWMRRLRLRMLELFEKLPTPKWVRAVEEIDLEALVHYAKPQTETVSSWDQVPKEIREYYEKLGLPEIEAKALLGLGAQFDSEIIYFNLKKKLQEKGVIMLPMEEAVRRYPDLVQKYFMRVFPPEHKFAALHGALWSGGVFIYVPPGVRIEQPLETFFFIGQSMESQMEHSIVVADKGAYVHWIEGCSAPRLLKYSFHDGMVEGYAHEGATLKITTVQNWSRNVINFNNKRAIAEAGAKVHWVEGSIGSKTTYTFPSTVLKGEGASTEIVGITAAKGPYWKENGAKVWHLAPRTSSRVVNKSISAEGGVVVYRGVVHVQKGAKHARSHVQCDSLVLDKDSATLTVPHDQVFEETAVVTHEATASSISEEKLAYLRARGFTEDDAKAAIVLGFVGDILKDLPFEYAVVLGRVIELEFGKLSKVG is encoded by the coding sequence ATGCAAGAATTCGAGATGCTTAAGTCTACGATTACCCACGTTGAGTCCGTCGAGGAGGCGCTGGGGGTCGAGAAGAAGTTCTCGTACCAGGTTGAGCTTAAGGGCCACATTACTAGGGACATGGTGGAGGAGATAAGCAGGCTTAAGGGGGAGCCGGACTGGATGAGGAGGCTGAGGCTCAGGATGCTGGAACTCTTCGAGAAGCTCCCCACGCCCAAGTGGGTGAGGGCAGTGGAGGAGATAGACCTAGAAGCACTGGTACACTACGCCAAGCCCCAGACGGAGACCGTAAGTAGCTGGGACCAAGTGCCGAAGGAGATTAGGGAGTACTACGAGAAGCTGGGCCTCCCGGAGATAGAGGCCAAGGCCCTGCTGGGACTGGGGGCGCAGTTTGACAGCGAGATAATATACTTCAATCTCAAGAAGAAGCTCCAAGAAAAGGGCGTAATCATGCTACCCATGGAGGAGGCAGTAAGGCGCTACCCAGACCTCGTCCAGAAGTACTTCATGAGGGTGTTCCCCCCAGAGCACAAATTCGCCGCGCTTCACGGCGCCTTGTGGTCTGGCGGGGTCTTCATCTACGTCCCCCCCGGCGTGCGCATAGAGCAGCCGCTGGAGACCTTCTTCTTCATAGGCCAGTCCATGGAGTCCCAGATGGAGCACTCCATCGTAGTCGCGGATAAAGGCGCCTACGTCCACTGGATAGAGGGTTGTTCCGCGCCGAGGTTGCTCAAATACTCCTTCCACGACGGCATGGTGGAGGGCTACGCACACGAGGGGGCAACCCTGAAAATCACCACGGTGCAGAACTGGTCCCGCAACGTGATAAACTTCAACAACAAGCGGGCCATCGCCGAGGCGGGGGCCAAGGTCCACTGGGTAGAGGGGTCGATTGGAAGTAAGACTACCTATACCTTCCCTTCAACCGTGCTTAAAGGCGAGGGCGCGTCGACAGAAATAGTGGGAATTACTGCGGCTAAGGGGCCCTACTGGAAGGAAAACGGGGCGAAGGTCTGGCACCTAGCCCCGAGGACTAGCAGCCGGGTGGTGAATAAGAGCATATCCGCCGAGGGCGGCGTCGTCGTGTACAGAGGGGTGGTACACGTCCAGAAGGGGGCAAAGCACGCCAGATCCCACGTCCAGTGCGACTCGTTGGTATTAGACAAGGACTCAGCCACGTTGACAGTCCCCCATGACCAGGTCTTCGAGGAGACAGCCGTCGTCACCCACGAGGCGACAGCCTCCTCGATATCCGAGGAGAAGCTGGCCTACCTCCGCGCCAGGGGCTTTACAGAAGACGACGCCAAAGCCGCCATTGTGTTGGGCTTCGTTGGCGACATCTTGAAGGACCTGCCCTTCGAATACGCCGTGGTGCTCGGCAGAGTCATAGAGCTAGAATTCGGCAAACTGTCGAAAGTTGGCTAA
- a CDS encoding class I SAM-dependent methyltransferase, producing MYLEFLSVYRYFKEYIEASGGLLELKKALDWSVWYAVKWWREIRETGAAGDNVFAKSLYTSLLLQGFIDEDGNIKKEVEKPELPKGLYAREWVEMHERFDQLGAAKIARDEVDRNALEILYSDIQIQGWHRIMIKTFLKAARMVSGLAILEPYSKEGHLAVLVYEDYAPSLYVGYEPNAALVDIAKSVEPQARFIAAPSACDIREKFDAVLLIEKMQWMPDPAKELECIKKALKGGGLLYIAQPVVESMPGYLAITSALGAVHVFTWKQVENLLKMHFTLEKRLIKTMPFYGAVWAHPER from the coding sequence ATGTACCTAGAATTTCTTTCAGTATATAGGTATTTCAAAGAGTATATTGAGGCGTCGGGTGGCTTATTAGAGCTGAAAAAAGCCCTCGATTGGAGTGTGTGGTACGCGGTGAAGTGGTGGAGAGAGATAAGAGAGACAGGCGCCGCGGGGGACAACGTCTTTGCGAAGTCGCTTTATACATCTCTACTTCTTCAAGGATTCATAGACGAGGACGGCAACATAAAGAAAGAGGTGGAAAAGCCGGAGCTTCCCAAGGGTCTCTATGCGAGGGAGTGGGTTGAGATGCACGAACGCTTTGACCAGCTGGGGGCGGCGAAGATAGCTAGGGATGAGGTAGATAGAAATGCCTTGGAAATATTATATAGCGATATACAAATACAAGGGTGGCATAGAATTATGATAAAGACATTCCTTAAGGCGGCTAGAATGGTTTCTGGACTGGCCATATTGGAGCCCTACAGCAAAGAGGGGCATCTAGCAGTGCTGGTGTACGAAGACTACGCACCAAGCCTCTACGTGGGGTACGAGCCAAATGCGGCTCTGGTAGATATAGCTAAGTCAGTGGAGCCGCAGGCAAGATTTATTGCCGCCCCGTCGGCATGCGACATTAGGGAAAAATTCGACGCCGTTCTCCTGATAGAGAAAATGCAGTGGATGCCCGACCCCGCCAAGGAGCTTGAGTGTATAAAAAAGGCGCTGAAGGGAGGCGGATTATTGTACATAGCACAGCCAGTTGTTGAATCGATGCCGGGATACTTGGCAATTACATCTGCGCTTGGCGCAGTCCACGTATTTACATGGAAACAGGTAGAAAACCTCCTAAAAATGCACTTCACGCTTGAGAAACGTCTCATAAAAACAATGCCGTTCTACGGCGCGGTCTGGGCACATCCCGAGCGATGA